The following proteins come from a genomic window of Geomonas sp. RF6:
- a CDS encoding M23 family metallopeptidase — protein MRKLLVGTLLILSVTEAGADFYRYQGNDGVETFTNTPTRSAERVLKEKPAPRSREGRQGDATGGGSRILPVHGNITSNVGWRHDPIDGGLKHHNGVDIAVPSGTPVKAITDGTVTFSGVRGGYGNLVVVEHDGGLATLYGHNSQLMVKAGDRVGAGETLALSGASGRCTGPHLHFELWKNGVNTTREYLAGTTGLPEAAGSIRSYLHADGSIVFTNY, from the coding sequence ATGAGGAAGTTGTTGGTGGGCACCCTGCTCATCCTGTCCGTCACGGAGGCCGGGGCGGACTTTTACCGCTACCAGGGGAACGACGGGGTAGAGACCTTTACCAATACCCCCACGAGGAGTGCGGAACGCGTGCTGAAGGAAAAGCCGGCGCCGCGGTCCCGGGAGGGGAGACAGGGCGACGCCACCGGTGGAGGGAGTCGCATCCTCCCGGTGCACGGCAACATAACCTCCAACGTAGGGTGGCGCCACGACCCCATCGACGGCGGGCTCAAACACCACAACGGAGTGGATATCGCGGTGCCGTCCGGGACGCCGGTAAAGGCCATTACGGACGGCACGGTAACCTTCAGCGGCGTGCGCGGCGGCTACGGGAATCTCGTCGTCGTCGAGCACGATGGAGGGCTTGCCACCCTGTACGGGCACAACTCCCAGCTCATGGTGAAGGCCGGTGACCGGGTCGGTGCCGGTGAAACGCTTGCCCTTTCCGGCGCCTCCGGGAGGTGCACCGGGCCGCACCTGCACTTCGAGCTCTGGAAAAACGGTGTGAACACCACGCGAGAGTACCTCGCGGGCACCACCGGCCTTCCTGAAGCCGCCGGCTCCATCAGGAGCTATCTCCACGCGGACGGCAGCATCGTCTTCACAAACTATTGA
- a CDS encoding P-II family nitrogen regulator: MKKVEAIIKPFKLDEVKEALNEIGIQGITISEVKGFGRQKGHTELYRGAEYVVDFIPKIKMEIIVSDDTVAKVVEVIEQAAKTGRIGDGKIFVTPVEEVVRIRTGERGEDAL, translated from the coding sequence TTGAAAAAAGTTGAAGCAATAATCAAACCTTTCAAGCTGGACGAAGTAAAGGAGGCTCTGAACGAAATCGGGATTCAGGGCATCACTATCAGTGAGGTAAAAGGTTTCGGGCGTCAGAAAGGGCATACGGAACTGTACCGCGGCGCCGAGTATGTGGTGGACTTCATTCCCAAGATCAAGATGGAAATTATCGTCTCCGACGATACTGTGGCAAAGGTAGTTGAGGTGATCGAGCAGGCGGCAAAAACCGGGCGCATCGGCGACGGCAAAATTTTTGTCACCCCCGTTGAAGAAGTTGTTCGTATCAGAACCGGTGAGCGCGGCGAAGACGCACTGTAG
- a CDS encoding HAD family hydrolase, producing the protein MLKAVIFDFDGVIVDTEPLHYQAFQEILVPLGMGYSWQEYVEHYMGFDDRDAFKESFLSVGRELSQERLHELIDAKAAAFHRVVAGGVPPYAGVVELIRELSGTVPLGLCSGALLSDIEPILSQLGLQSSFDAMVTADQVAASKPDPESYRVTLARLQELFPENGVTPSETLAIEDTPAGILSATGAGAQVLAVTNSYPPDRLSGACKVVESLAGIDLRGLRLLL; encoded by the coding sequence GTCGACACCGAGCCGTTGCACTACCAGGCGTTCCAGGAAATCCTCGTCCCGCTGGGGATGGGGTACTCGTGGCAGGAGTATGTAGAACACTATATGGGCTTTGACGACCGCGACGCCTTCAAGGAGTCGTTCCTCTCCGTGGGGCGCGAGCTTTCCCAGGAGAGGCTGCATGAGCTCATCGACGCGAAGGCGGCCGCCTTTCACCGCGTCGTCGCGGGGGGCGTTCCCCCCTATGCGGGAGTCGTGGAGCTGATCCGCGAGCTCAGCGGCACCGTGCCGCTGGGACTTTGCAGCGGCGCGCTCCTCTCCGACATCGAGCCGATCCTGTCGCAACTGGGGCTTCAATCCTCCTTCGACGCCATGGTAACCGCGGACCAGGTCGCGGCGAGCAAGCCGGATCCGGAGAGTTACCGCGTCACCCTGGCACGGCTCCAGGAACTCTTCCCCGAAAATGGCGTCACCCCCTCCGAAACCCTCGCCATCGAAGATACCCCCGCCGGCATCCTCTCCGCCACCGGCGCCGGCGCGCAGGTCCTCGCCGTCACCAACAGCTACCCCCCCGACAGGCTTTCCGGCGCCTGCAAGGTGGTGGAATCCCTCGCCGGAATCGACCTCCGGGGGCTGCGCCTCCTCCTTTGA
- a CDS encoding acyl-CoA thioesterase encodes MVNRQGMLIETLLPKDTNGYGNIFGGVIMSIMDKTAGVACWRYAKKRVVTACAERITFHTPITVGEVVYSRATIIHVGRTSMTVEVEVEVENVEKGTTRRGASGLFTMVAMDDEWQPSSVPPWKPETEADIAKWQEVEERRKRK; translated from the coding sequence ATGGTTAATCGCCAGGGGATGCTTATCGAAACACTTCTCCCCAAGGACACCAACGGATACGGCAACATCTTCGGCGGCGTCATCATGAGCATAATGGACAAGACCGCCGGCGTCGCCTGCTGGCGCTATGCGAAAAAACGGGTGGTGACGGCGTGCGCTGAGCGCATCACCTTCCACACTCCTATCACTGTCGGAGAGGTCGTCTATTCCCGCGCAACCATCATCCATGTCGGGCGCACCTCCATGACGGTGGAAGTGGAGGTGGAAGTGGAGAATGTGGAGAAAGGGACCACACGCCGCGGCGCAAGCGGGCTCTTCACCATGGTTGCGATGGACGATGAGTGGCAGCCCTCTTCGGTTCCCCCGTGGAAGCCTGAGACGGAGGCGGATATTGCCAAGTGGCAGGAAGTGGAGGAGCGGAGGAAGCGGAAATGA
- the ppnP gene encoding pyrimidine/purine nucleoside phosphorylase → MSEFNNVTVVREANIYFNGAVTSRTIVFADGSKKTLGIMMPGEYTFNTGAPELMEILSGELEVQLPGSSDWATVQGGESFQVPGNSSFTMKVKTVSDYCCSFL, encoded by the coding sequence GTGTCTGAATTCAACAACGTAACGGTAGTCAGGGAAGCCAACATCTACTTCAACGGCGCGGTAACGAGCCGCACGATCGTCTTTGCCGACGGGAGCAAGAAGACCCTCGGGATCATGATGCCCGGGGAATACACCTTCAACACCGGCGCGCCGGAGCTCATGGAGATCCTCTCCGGCGAACTCGAGGTGCAGCTTCCCGGCTCCAGCGACTGGGCAACGGTCCAAGGGGGCGAGTCCTTCCAGGTGCCGGGGAATTCCAGCTTCACCATGAAGGTGAAAACCGTCTCCGACTACTGCTGCTCTTTCCTCTAA
- a CDS encoding glutamine synthetase III family protein: protein MEIFGQNVFNQDVMREKLPKAVFKNLKKTIDEGLPLDPTIADVVASAMKEWAVDRGATHFTHWFQPMTGVTAEKHDSFITPTDNGILMEFSGKELIKGEPDASSFPSGGLRATFEARGYTAWDCTSPAFLREEADVTTLCIPTVFCSYTGEALDKKTPLLRSMEALSSQALRILRLFGNTTARRVISTVGPEQEYFLVDKAFFERRLDLIMAGRTLFGAMPPKGQEMEDHYFGTIKERVGAFMKEVNVELWKLGVTAKTQHNEVAPGQFEIAPIFETTNIATDHNQLVMDTLKRVALRHDMVCLMHEKPFAGVNGSGKHNNWSMSSSDGQNLLEPGHTPHDNIQFLTFLLATIKAVDEYAGLLRASCANAGNDHRLGANEAPPAIISMFLGDQLADIVEQIETGAVKSSTIGADMKIGVRTLPALPKDATDRNRTSPFAFTGNKFEFRMVGSTFSISGPNIVINTIVAEALKQFADRLEGSSDFDADLEKLLQETAKKHKRIIFNGNNYSDEWVEEAAKRGLLNLPNTPEALKELVKKDAVELFVAHNVFTEKEIHSRYDIMLEQYSKTINIEALTMIDMAKRSIIPAATSFVTEVAHSVAAVTAVCSSIDVSAQKDLLGELSSNLSALNKNVKALEKIVEDAANISDVAKQAAAYREEVFSKMLEVRANGDALEKVVSADYWPLPTYAEMLFNL, encoded by the coding sequence ATGGAGATTTTCGGTCAGAACGTATTCAATCAAGATGTAATGAGAGAAAAACTGCCTAAAGCTGTTTTTAAGAACCTGAAAAAGACCATCGACGAAGGTCTGCCGCTGGACCCGACCATTGCCGATGTGGTTGCATCCGCGATGAAAGAATGGGCGGTCGATAGAGGCGCAACCCACTTCACCCACTGGTTCCAGCCGATGACCGGCGTTACTGCAGAAAAGCACGACTCCTTCATCACCCCGACCGACAACGGTATTCTGATGGAGTTCTCCGGCAAGGAGCTCATCAAGGGCGAGCCGGATGCATCCTCCTTCCCGAGCGGCGGCCTGAGGGCTACCTTCGAAGCGAGGGGCTACACCGCCTGGGATTGCACCTCCCCTGCGTTCCTCAGGGAAGAGGCCGATGTCACCACCCTCTGCATCCCCACCGTTTTCTGCTCCTACACCGGCGAGGCACTGGACAAGAAGACTCCGCTCCTGCGCTCCATGGAGGCCCTTTCCTCCCAGGCGCTGAGAATCCTCCGTCTCTTCGGGAACACCACCGCAAGAAGGGTGATCTCCACCGTTGGCCCCGAGCAGGAATACTTCCTCGTCGACAAGGCGTTCTTCGAGAGAAGGCTCGACCTGATCATGGCCGGCCGGACCCTCTTCGGCGCGATGCCCCCCAAAGGGCAGGAGATGGAAGACCACTACTTCGGCACCATCAAGGAAAGAGTCGGCGCCTTCATGAAGGAAGTGAACGTGGAGCTCTGGAAGCTCGGCGTCACCGCGAAGACCCAGCACAACGAGGTCGCCCCCGGACAGTTCGAGATCGCCCCGATCTTTGAAACCACCAACATCGCCACCGACCACAACCAGCTGGTCATGGATACGCTGAAGCGCGTCGCCCTCAGGCACGACATGGTCTGCCTGATGCACGAGAAGCCTTTTGCAGGCGTCAACGGCTCCGGCAAGCACAACAACTGGTCCATGAGCTCCTCCGACGGGCAGAACCTGCTCGAGCCGGGGCACACCCCGCACGACAACATCCAGTTCCTGACCTTCCTCCTCGCCACCATCAAGGCGGTTGACGAGTACGCAGGGCTGCTGCGCGCATCGTGCGCCAACGCGGGGAACGACCACCGTCTCGGCGCTAACGAGGCGCCTCCGGCGATCATCTCCATGTTCCTTGGCGACCAGCTCGCCGATATCGTGGAGCAGATCGAAACCGGTGCCGTGAAGTCCTCCACGATCGGCGCGGACATGAAGATCGGGGTCCGCACCCTCCCGGCGCTGCCGAAAGACGCCACCGACAGAAACAGGACCTCTCCGTTCGCCTTCACCGGCAACAAGTTCGAGTTCAGGATGGTCGGTTCCACCTTCTCCATCTCCGGCCCGAACATCGTCATCAACACGATTGTCGCCGAGGCGCTGAAGCAGTTTGCCGACAGGCTGGAAGGGTCCAGCGACTTCGACGCAGACCTCGAGAAACTCCTCCAGGAGACCGCGAAGAAGCACAAGCGCATCATATTCAACGGCAACAACTACTCCGACGAGTGGGTCGAGGAAGCGGCAAAGCGCGGCCTCCTCAACCTCCCCAACACCCCGGAGGCTCTGAAGGAGCTCGTCAAGAAGGACGCTGTCGAGCTTTTCGTGGCACACAACGTCTTCACCGAGAAGGAGATCCACTCCCGCTACGACATCATGCTGGAGCAGTACTCCAAGACGATCAACATCGAGGCGTTGACCATGATCGACATGGCCAAGCGCAGCATCATCCCGGCTGCCACCTCTTTCGTGACCGAAGTCGCCCACTCCGTTGCCGCGGTCACCGCCGTCTGCAGCTCCATCGACGTCTCTGCCCAGAAAGATCTGCTGGGTGAACTCTCCAGCAATCTCTCTGCCCTCAACAAGAACGTGAAGGCGCTGGAGAAGATCGTGGAGGACGCAGCGAACATCTCCGACGTGGCCAAGCAGGCTGCCGCCTACAGGGAGGAAGTCTTCTCCAAAATGCTCGAAGTACGGGCCAACGGCGATGCGCTGGAGAAGGTCGTCTCTGCGGACTACTGGCCGCTCCCGACCTACGCGGAAATGCTCTTCAACCTCTAG
- the hrpB gene encoding ATP-dependent helicase HrpB, with translation MQRTPIDELLPELLSLLEERNALVLQAPPGAGKTTRVPPALLSAPFLQGRSVIMLEPRRLAAVNAARFMAGALGEEVGGTVGYTIRFEKRVSAATRIEVVTEGILARRLQNDPLLEGVGAVIFDEFHERNLTSDLSLALCRDVQKEVRDDLRLIVMSATLDAAPVAALLGEAPLLSSQGRSFPVEVRYLAAESRERIAELAFSGARRALSETSGDVLVFLPGGGEIRRCHRLLHEAFGDSIVVAALYGDLPFAAQQRAILPAEKRKVVLATNIAETSLTIEGVRVVVDTGYSRQLRFDPGTGLNRLEVRRISAASAEQRAGRAGRVAPGVCYRLWTEHTQRTLLPFTPPEIRVSDLAPLALDLALWGVDDPRSLSWLDEPPAAHLEEGRSLLKRLGALDHRGAITKLGREMASLPMHPRLAAMLIASRGARLGAHACTLAAILSERDLLPRGAGQLSESDLLDRVEALARRCDPQASRTVERLALYFRQTLRVPAAEGGPTAAEVGALLMKAYPDRIGKERAPASGRYLLANGTGGRLSTRSNLRAEAFIVAVEVEGGGAEGEIHLASAVSLEEVRRVCTDTVTRERRVFWDPRESRVVAREEERLGALVLSERVLHPSPDEVVAALLEGIRGSGGVSSLPWSEESLEYRRRVAFLAEALPEEKLPELTDEILSENLELWLAPHLHGVRSMAQLGRVDMTGALKGMLDWRQQKLVEEGAPTHLRVPSGSRVQLHYPPHGAPYLAVKLQEMFGLAETPRIASGRVPVLIHLLSPARRPIQVTADLKSFWNGAYQEVKKELKGRYPKHPWPDDPWQAQATAKVKRRM, from the coding sequence ATGCAGCGCACACCGATCGATGAGCTCCTCCCGGAGCTCCTCTCTCTCCTCGAGGAGCGGAACGCCCTCGTCCTGCAGGCGCCCCCCGGCGCCGGTAAAACGACGAGGGTCCCGCCGGCTCTCCTGTCCGCCCCCTTTCTCCAGGGTCGCAGCGTGATCATGCTGGAGCCGCGCCGGCTTGCCGCCGTCAATGCCGCGCGCTTCATGGCCGGGGCGCTGGGCGAGGAGGTCGGCGGCACCGTCGGCTACACCATACGCTTTGAAAAGCGTGTCAGCGCCGCCACAAGGATCGAGGTGGTGACCGAGGGGATCCTCGCCCGCAGACTGCAAAACGATCCCCTCCTGGAAGGGGTCGGTGCGGTCATCTTCGACGAGTTCCACGAGAGGAACCTCACAAGCGACCTTTCCCTCGCCCTCTGCCGCGATGTGCAAAAGGAGGTGCGCGACGACCTGCGCCTCATCGTCATGTCCGCGACGCTCGACGCCGCGCCGGTGGCGGCGCTCCTCGGGGAGGCCCCCCTTCTTTCCAGCCAGGGGAGGAGCTTCCCGGTCGAGGTGCGCTACCTGGCAGCGGAGTCGCGGGAGAGGATCGCGGAGCTCGCCTTCTCCGGAGCGAGGCGCGCCCTTTCGGAGACAAGCGGTGACGTCCTTGTCTTTCTTCCCGGGGGAGGGGAGATCAGGCGTTGCCACCGCCTCCTGCACGAAGCCTTCGGCGATTCCATCGTCGTCGCCGCGCTGTACGGAGATCTCCCCTTTGCGGCGCAGCAGCGCGCCATCCTCCCCGCCGAGAAGAGGAAGGTGGTCCTTGCCACCAACATCGCGGAAACGAGCCTTACCATCGAGGGGGTGCGGGTGGTGGTCGATACCGGCTACTCCCGCCAGCTTCGCTTCGACCCCGGGACCGGGCTGAACCGCCTGGAGGTGCGCCGCATCTCCGCGGCAAGCGCCGAGCAGCGCGCCGGTCGCGCAGGGCGCGTCGCCCCCGGGGTGTGCTACCGCCTCTGGACGGAGCACACCCAGAGGACGCTCCTTCCTTTCACACCGCCGGAGATCCGCGTTTCCGATCTCGCTCCTCTCGCCCTTGATCTTGCGCTTTGGGGGGTGGATGATCCCCGATCCCTCTCGTGGCTCGACGAGCCCCCTGCGGCGCACCTGGAGGAGGGGAGGTCGCTCCTGAAAAGGCTTGGGGCACTCGATCACCGCGGAGCGATCACAAAGCTCGGGCGGGAGATGGCGTCGCTGCCGATGCATCCGCGCCTGGCGGCGATGCTCATCGCCAGCCGCGGTGCCCGGCTCGGGGCACACGCCTGCACGCTCGCCGCCATTCTCTCGGAGCGCGACCTCCTGCCGCGCGGCGCGGGGCAGCTCTCCGAGAGCGATCTCCTTGACCGGGTGGAGGCGCTGGCACGCCGGTGCGACCCGCAGGCGAGCCGCACCGTCGAGCGCCTCGCCCTCTACTTCAGGCAGACGCTGCGCGTTCCCGCGGCCGAGGGGGGCCCCACCGCAGCCGAGGTCGGCGCGCTTCTTATGAAGGCGTATCCGGACCGCATCGGGAAGGAGCGCGCCCCCGCCTCCGGGCGCTACCTCCTGGCGAACGGCACCGGCGGCCGCCTCTCCACTCGCAGCAATCTGCGAGCGGAGGCGTTCATCGTGGCGGTGGAGGTGGAGGGTGGAGGCGCGGAAGGGGAGATTCATCTCGCGAGCGCGGTCTCCCTGGAGGAGGTGCGGAGGGTATGCACGGACACCGTCACCCGCGAGCGGCGGGTCTTCTGGGACCCCCGGGAGTCGCGCGTGGTCGCGCGGGAGGAGGAGAGGCTCGGCGCGCTCGTTCTTTCCGAAAGGGTGCTGCACCCCTCCCCTGACGAGGTGGTGGCGGCCCTTCTGGAGGGGATCCGCGGCTCCGGCGGCGTCTCGAGTCTCCCCTGGAGCGAGGAGTCGCTGGAGTACCGGCGTCGCGTGGCGTTCCTGGCGGAAGCGCTTCCCGAGGAGAAACTCCCCGAGCTCACGGACGAAATCCTCTCCGAAAATCTGGAGCTGTGGCTCGCACCGCACCTTCACGGGGTGCGCTCCATGGCGCAGCTCGGGCGGGTCGACATGACCGGGGCGCTGAAGGGGATGCTCGACTGGCGCCAGCAGAAGCTCGTGGAGGAGGGGGCGCCGACGCATCTCCGGGTGCCGAGCGGGTCGCGGGTGCAGCTCCACTACCCCCCCCACGGAGCGCCGTATCTGGCGGTGAAGCTCCAGGAGATGTTCGGCCTCGCCGAGACTCCGCGGATCGCCTCCGGGAGGGTGCCGGTGCTCATCCACCTGCTGTCGCCGGCGCGCCGACCGATCCAGGTCACAGCCGACCTGAAGAGCTTCTGGAACGGTGCCTATCAGGAGGTGAAAAAGGAGCTGAAGGGGCGCTACCCGAAGCACCCCTGGCCGGACGATCCATGGCAGGCGCAGGCGACTGCGAAGGTGAAACGACGGATGTAG
- a CDS encoding rhodanese-like domain-containing protein codes for MQGGETAADAANYLEPASFKGWLNSGREVHIVDLQSPEEYAQHHFKGSIETNAYPAKTEEEKKRLDPALDIVATTKADVVIVCPRGEVGSRNAYQYLLEQGIGEDRLHILEKGVAGWPYPELLEKK; via the coding sequence TTGCAAGGGGGGGAAACAGCAGCTGATGCAGCCAATTACCTGGAGCCGGCCAGCTTTAAGGGGTGGCTGAATAGCGGGAGGGAGGTGCACATAGTGGACCTGCAATCCCCCGAGGAGTATGCCCAGCACCACTTCAAGGGCTCCATTGAAACGAACGCCTACCCCGCCAAGACTGAAGAGGAAAAAAAGCGCCTAGACCCAGCACTCGACATAGTAGCCACCACCAAAGCTGACGTGGTCATCGTCTGCCCCCGCGGCGAGGTGGGCTCCAGGAACGCCTACCAGTACCTGCTGGAGCAGGGAATCGGCGAGGACCGGCTCCACATCCTGGAAAAGGGTGTAGCCGGCTGGCCTTATCCGGAGCTTCTGGAAAAGAAATAG
- a CDS encoding rod shape-determining protein, which produces MLHSEQWRQHVALDVGTATTRIAIGGSPAIEKPSRLGSEPALSGGVVVNAEAMSQILKPLLEKARSFGVIKPWVLACAPSDASSEERQLLTESIMGAGAASVSVIPEPLAAAIGAGVDVSSPYAQMVIDIGEGVTDCAVIRASKVYATAAVRIGCARMRARQSRCSGRSSGVAVAGCDSDAAAVAVAEFPVLAEIADTVDLFLRSLPDHVGCEVIESGICLTGGGALIPGVRDYLAGRTGIEVKVAGSPRNAVVEGARVILPVILMLNRWK; this is translated from the coding sequence ATGCTGCACTCGGAACAGTGGCGACAGCACGTAGCGCTCGATGTCGGCACCGCAACGACACGCATTGCCATAGGGGGGTCCCCTGCCATCGAGAAGCCTTCGCGCCTCGGGTCGGAGCCGGCACTGAGCGGGGGGGTTGTGGTCAACGCCGAGGCAATGTCACAAATACTGAAGCCTCTATTGGAAAAGGCACGTTCTTTCGGCGTGATAAAGCCGTGGGTGCTTGCCTGTGCGCCGAGCGACGCGAGCAGTGAGGAACGGCAGTTGCTGACGGAGTCGATAATGGGAGCCGGAGCCGCCTCGGTATCGGTAATTCCCGAGCCGCTTGCCGCCGCCATCGGAGCAGGCGTCGACGTTTCCTCCCCCTATGCGCAGATGGTAATCGACATCGGTGAAGGAGTCACCGACTGCGCGGTGATACGTGCCAGTAAGGTATATGCCACCGCTGCGGTAAGGATCGGGTGCGCCCGCATGCGCGCGCGTCAATCACGGTGTTCCGGCCGCTCCAGCGGCGTCGCCGTTGCGGGCTGCGATTCGGACGCTGCAGCCGTTGCCGTCGCAGAGTTCCCCGTTCTGGCAGAGATCGCCGACACAGTAGATCTTTTTCTGAGGAGCCTGCCGGACCATGTGGGGTGTGAAGTGATAGAGAGCGGCATCTGCCTCACCGGAGGCGGAGCGCTCATTCCCGGCGTGAGGGATTACCTTGCCGGGCGTACCGGCATAGAGGTGAAGGTAGCTGGCAGCCCCCGCAATGCCGTAGTAGAGGGGGCGCGAGTCATCCTGCCCGTCATTCTGATGCTCAACCGGTGGAAGTGA
- the glnA gene encoding type I glutamate--ammonia ligase, translating into MTPKQVVEFAKENGVLMVDFKFLDFVGIWQHFTVPMSEFGEDTFEEGQGFDGSSIRGWQPIHASDMIIIPDPTTAKLDPFTAIPTLSLICNIFDPITKEDYTRDPRNIARKAEAYLQQTGFADTAYFGPEAEFFIFDDVRYDSTANASFYSVDSSEGAWNTGREEFPNLGYKPRHKEGYFPVSPTDSQNDLRNEMVLELQKVGIRVECQHHEVATGGQAEIDMRFNSLVAMADELQWFKYIIRNVANRNGKTVTFMPKPLYGDNGSGMHCHMSLWKDGTNLFAGDKYGGLSQMALYYIGGIIKHARALCAFTNPTTNSYKRLVPGFEAPVNMAYSSRNRSASLRIPMFSSNPKAKRIEYRTPDPSANGYLAFAAMLMAGLDGIENKIDPGQPLDKDIYGLSPEELANIPSAPGSLEEALNALKDDYEFLLKGDVFTPDVIEKWIEYKMEAEVNPVRMRPVPLEFHLYYDI; encoded by the coding sequence ATGACACCAAAACAAGTAGTAGAGTTTGCCAAGGAAAACGGCGTGCTGATGGTCGACTTCAAGTTCCTCGACTTCGTCGGCATCTGGCAGCACTTCACTGTGCCCATGAGCGAGTTCGGCGAAGACACCTTCGAAGAAGGGCAGGGCTTCGACGGCTCCTCGATCCGCGGGTGGCAGCCGATCCATGCCTCCGACATGATCATCATCCCGGACCCGACGACCGCAAAACTCGATCCCTTTACTGCGATCCCGACCCTCTCCCTCATCTGCAATATCTTCGACCCGATCACCAAGGAAGACTACACCCGCGACCCGCGCAACATCGCTCGCAAGGCTGAAGCATACCTGCAGCAGACCGGTTTCGCCGATACCGCATACTTTGGACCGGAAGCCGAATTTTTCATCTTCGACGACGTCCGTTACGACTCCACCGCCAACGCTTCCTTCTACTCGGTCGACTCTTCCGAGGGTGCATGGAACACCGGCCGCGAAGAGTTCCCGAACCTCGGCTACAAGCCGCGCCACAAGGAAGGGTACTTCCCCGTTTCCCCGACCGACTCCCAGAACGATCTCCGCAACGAGATGGTCCTCGAGCTGCAGAAAGTCGGGATCCGCGTCGAGTGCCAGCACCACGAAGTGGCGACCGGCGGCCAGGCAGAGATCGACATGCGCTTCAACTCCCTTGTCGCCATGGCTGACGAGCTGCAGTGGTTCAAGTACATCATCCGCAACGTGGCCAACAGGAACGGCAAGACGGTAACCTTCATGCCGAAGCCGCTTTACGGCGACAACGGCTCCGGTATGCACTGCCACATGTCCCTCTGGAAAGACGGCACCAACCTCTTCGCCGGCGACAAATACGGCGGGCTTTCCCAGATGGCCCTGTACTACATCGGCGGCATCATCAAGCACGCCCGTGCGCTCTGCGCCTTCACCAACCCGACCACCAACTCCTACAAGCGTCTGGTACCGGGCTTCGAGGCTCCGGTGAACATGGCGTACTCCAGCCGTAACCGTTCCGCCTCCCTGCGTATCCCGATGTTCTCCAGCAACCCGAAGGCGAAGCGCATCGAGTACCGTACTCCGGATCCGTCGGCAAACGGCTACCTCGCATTCGCAGCGATGCTGATGGCAGGTCTCGACGGCATTGAGAACAAGATCGATCCGGGCCAGCCGCTGGACAAGGACATCTACGGCCTTTCTCCGGAAGAGCTCGCCAACATCCCGTCCGCTCCGGGGAGCCTCGAGGAGGCTCTGAACGCCCTGAAGGACGACTACGAGTTCCTCCTCAAAGGGGACGTCTTCACCCCCGACGTCATCGAGAAGTGGATCGAGTACAAGATGGAAGCCGAAGTCAATCCGGTCCGCATGCGTCCGGTGCCGCTCGAGTTCCACCTCTACTACGACATCTAG
- the gluQRS gene encoding tRNA glutamyl-Q(34) synthetase GluQRS has translation MMTTSNNETLTIGRFAPSPTGPLHLGSLVAALGSYLMTKRCGGLWLLRMEDLDLPRVVAGVADDMLATLESLGFEWDGEIVYQSRRGDYYREIVDRLVERELVYPCGCSRTEIAQVASAPHDAALVYPGTCRNGLSAHKTARALRVRVADETVTFADLVMGASAQDLGRECGDFVIQRADGPFAYHLAVVVDDAAAGVNQVVRGADLLTSTPRQIYLQRLLGLPTPQYGHLPLVIGGNGGKLSKRENAVSLAAGRDLRREGGKLLVSALRFLGQKPPADLERGAPSEILQWGVANFDPAAVPRVSASFHL, from the coding sequence CTGATGACGACATCAAATAACGAAACCCTCACCATAGGAAGATTTGCGCCATCCCCCACAGGCCCGCTGCACCTGGGGTCCCTGGTCGCCGCGCTCGGCAGCTATCTCATGACGAAGCGCTGCGGCGGGTTATGGCTCCTGCGCATGGAGGATCTCGATCTGCCGCGAGTGGTGGCGGGGGTGGCCGACGACATGCTGGCGACGCTGGAGAGCCTGGGCTTTGAATGGGACGGCGAGATCGTCTATCAAAGCAGGCGCGGCGATTACTATCGGGAGATTGTGGATCGGCTGGTGGAAAGGGAACTGGTCTACCCGTGCGGCTGCAGCAGGACGGAGATTGCGCAGGTGGCCTCTGCCCCCCACGATGCCGCGCTGGTGTACCCGGGAACCTGCCGCAACGGCCTCTCCGCGCATAAAACCGCGCGCGCACTGAGGGTGAGGGTCGCGGACGAGACGGTGACCTTTGCGGACCTGGTGATGGGGGCGAGTGCGCAGGATTTGGGTAGGGAGTGTGGCGACTTCGTGATCCAGCGGGCAGATGGTCCCTTTGCCTACCATCTCGCTGTCGTCGTCGATGATGCGGCTGCCGGAGTGAACCAGGTGGTGCGGGGGGCGGATCTGCTGACTTCCACGCCGCGCCAGATTTACCTGCAGCGTCTACTCGGGCTTCCCACGCCGCAATACGGCCACCTGCCGCTGGTTATCGGAGGCAATGGCGGGAAACTGAGCAAAAGGGAGAACGCGGTCTCTCTGGCAGCCGGGCGAGATCTTCGCAGGGAAGGGGGGAAGCTGCTGGTGTCGGCGCTTCGTTTCCTCGGGCAGAAGCCGCCGGCCGATCTTGAAAGGGGAGCGCCGTCGGAGATCCTGCAATGGGGAGTGGCCAACTTCGATCCCGCCGCAGTCCCCCGCGTCTCCGCTTCATTTCATCTGTAG